In a single window of the Littorina saxatilis isolate snail1 linkage group LG3, US_GU_Lsax_2.0, whole genome shotgun sequence genome:
- the LOC138961704 gene encoding uncharacterized protein, with amino-acid sequence MQSSPPRRNPTLQAAGHDSRNQPIGQILGPTSRVRIRHARQPVAEERHPVQCQHELRIKMLREFNVGDIDLHASADLSDVVELHPSSSALVTNTSRYDEPLELPEPPLPAQETRGGRIGFKPRPTATAIQNLRR; translated from the exons atgCAAAGTTCACCTCCTCGGCGTAACCCAACCCTGCAAGCAGCAGGCCATGATAGTCGCAACCAGCCAATCGGACAAATTCTGGGGCCGACGTCACGTGTGCGCATACGTCATGCACGGCAACCGGTTGCAGAGGAGAGACATCCGGTTCAGTGCCAGCACGAGCTGAGAATAAAAATGCTGAGAGAGTTCAACGTCGGGGACATCGACCTCCATGCTTCAGCTGACTTGAGCGACGTTGTAG aactccacCCCTCTTCTTCGGCTCTCGTCACCAACACCAGCCGATATGACGAGCCCCTGGAATTACCTGAGCCACCCTTACCTGCCCAGGAGACTCGGGGAGGGCGTATCGGGTTCAAACCTCGACCTACCGCTACTGCTATCCAGAATCTGCGACGTTAA